The following are encoded in a window of Cyprinus carpio isolate SPL01 chromosome A13, ASM1834038v1, whole genome shotgun sequence genomic DNA:
- the LOC109104965 gene encoding splicing factor 3B subunit 5 encodes MTDRYNIHSQLEHLQSKYIGTGHADTSKWEWLVNQHRDSYCSYMGHFDLLNYFAVAENESKARVRFNLMEKMLQPCGPPADKPEDA; translated from the coding sequence ATGACCGACCGTTACAACATCCACAGTCAGCTGGAGCATCTGCAGTCCAAGTACATCGGCACAGGCCACGCAGACACCAGTAAATGGGAATGGCTGGTTAACCAGCACAGAGACTCGTACTGCTCCTACATGGGCCATTTCGACCTTCTCAACTACTTCGCTGTCGCTGAGAACGAGAGCAAGGCTCGGGTCCGCTTTAACCTGATGGAGAAGATGCTGCAGCCGTGTGGTCCACCAGCTGACAAACCTGAGGATGCTTAG